Proteins from a single region of Akkermansiaceae bacterium:
- a CDS encoding beta-lactamase family protein, with the protein MNISTESNLTALLLSEAFSGVAVVRHNGETLVKFAGGLADRDTGRPNTLVTRFATASVGKMFTATCLARLEDAGLCQLSQPLADVVPSLAAHFDKRMSLASLLSHRSGLGDYINDDSDLPFAGMDVARLDRPGAFLPYVLKAPQGAPREFSYSSAGFILLGLAIEELTGMSYPEAMDHWVLEPAGLRSTGFPPMDDPPTDFANGYLPDGRTNAGHLPRIGGPDGGIVTTAADLQSFFGCLRSGDFLSQSARSFLWQEQGRINAISDYGHGFYLTPICGGMWPGHTGSDPGVSARVAFSPHSNSSIIVLCNRDEVAFDVFRLAMEHLNALAS; encoded by the coding sequence ATGAACATCTCGACGGAAAGCAACCTGACCGCATTGCTCCTCTCGGAAGCATTCAGCGGCGTCGCCGTTGTGCGTCACAATGGGGAAACGCTTGTGAAGTTCGCGGGTGGGCTGGCGGACCGGGACACCGGCAGACCCAACACCCTGGTCACACGTTTCGCCACGGCATCCGTCGGAAAAATGTTCACCGCAACCTGTCTCGCCAGGCTGGAGGACGCGGGACTCTGCCAACTGTCACAACCGTTGGCCGACGTCGTGCCTTCCCTTGCGGCACACTTCGATAAGCGGATGTCGCTCGCCTCCCTGCTTTCCCATCGCTCGGGCCTTGGCGACTACATCAATGATGATTCGGACCTGCCATTCGCCGGAATGGATGTGGCCCGCCTGGACCGCCCCGGAGCATTCCTGCCCTACGTCCTGAAAGCGCCGCAAGGAGCGCCGCGGGAGTTCTCCTACAGCTCGGCCGGATTCATCCTGCTGGGACTGGCCATCGAGGAACTGACCGGGATGTCCTATCCCGAGGCGATGGACCATTGGGTGCTCGAACCCGCCGGCCTGCGGTCCACGGGCTTTCCGCCGATGGATGACCCGCCAACGGATTTCGCCAACGGCTATCTGCCCGACGGGAGGACCAATGCGGGCCACCTTCCGCGGATCGGCGGACCGGATGGCGGGATCGTGACCACGGCCGCCGACCTACAGAGTTTCTTCGGTTGCCTGCGGAGCGGAGACTTTCTCAGCCAGTCCGCGCGCAGCTTCCTGTGGCAGGAGCAGGGCCGAATCAATGCGATCTCGGACTACGGACATGGCTTCTACCTCACCCCCATCTGCGGCGGGATGTGGCCGGGCCACACGGGCAGCGATCCGGGCGTGTCGGCACGGGTGGCATTCTCACCCCATTCGAACTCCTCCATCATCGTCCTCTGCAATCGCGATGAGGTGGCATTCGATGTCTTCCGCCTCGCGATGGAACATCTGAATGCGCTGGCGTCCTGA
- a CDS encoding M23 family metallopeptidase, whose amino-acid sequence MSTFIMENTTPSSPSAVPAFIVTAVVALAITGTAIWQVSGGSAGRIPRFGSQSADSPLVMPEKGAPDLNFRPLSPWQSMSVPAAIRLDPPAGTENGAFTHNAQPFWAKNEKRGANHTGDDLYGIGGNNTNLGDPVFAIGDGLVVFAGASTPAWGNVVIIAHKDAEGKPLQSVYGHLDKVEVKKDALVARGTKIGTIGTADGQYPAHLHLELRAGDVVDAGGGYAKQQGDLLNPAETIGKRRKALLEAISPSPLAKALAP is encoded by the coding sequence ATGAGCACGTTCATCATGGAAAACACCACCCCTTCCTCCCCCAGCGCGGTTCCGGCCTTCATCGTCACTGCGGTCGTGGCCTTGGCCATCACGGGCACCGCGATCTGGCAGGTGAGCGGCGGCAGCGCGGGGCGGATCCCCCGGTTCGGCAGCCAGAGCGCGGATTCCCCGCTGGTAATGCCGGAAAAAGGAGCGCCGGACCTGAATTTCCGCCCTCTTTCCCCATGGCAGTCCATGAGCGTCCCGGCGGCCATCCGTCTGGACCCTCCCGCTGGCACCGAAAACGGAGCCTTCACCCACAACGCCCAGCCCTTCTGGGCGAAAAACGAGAAACGTGGAGCCAACCATACGGGGGATGACCTCTACGGCATCGGTGGCAACAACACCAACCTGGGGGATCCGGTCTTCGCCATCGGCGACGGGCTGGTGGTTTTCGCGGGAGCCTCCACGCCCGCCTGGGGGAACGTCGTGATCATCGCCCACAAGGACGCGGAAGGAAAACCCCTGCAGTCGGTGTATGGCCATCTGGACAAAGTCGAGGTCAAGAAGGACGCCTTGGTCGCCCGTGGGACGAAGATCGGCACCATCGGCACGGCGGACGGCCAATACCCCGCGCATCTGCACCTGGAGCTGCGCGCCGGAGACGTCGTGGACGCCGGTGGCGGCTATGCGAAACAGCAGGGTGACCTCCTGAACCCGGCTGAAACCATCGGCAAACGCCGCAAGGCGCTGCTGGAAGCCATTTCCCCCTCCCCGCTGGCGAAAGCCTTGGCTCCCTAG
- a CDS encoding BlaI/MecI/CopY family transcriptional regulator — protein sequence MSGNFLPALSAAEQALMDLVWKHQPATVARLLELVNASRPEPITRNTLQTQLSRLEAKGWIRRAEGEKSLEYSAVVKEKKGRVGLLKDLKGRMFGGSALSMMRCLVEEGGISKTEIAELRKLLDEHGKGGKP from the coding sequence ATGAGTGGAAATTTCCTTCCCGCGTTGTCGGCGGCGGAACAGGCGCTGATGGATCTGGTCTGGAAGCACCAACCCGCTACGGTGGCCCGCCTGCTGGAACTGGTGAATGCCTCCCGCCCGGAGCCGATCACGCGCAACACGCTGCAGACCCAGCTTTCCCGGCTGGAGGCGAAGGGATGGATCCGCCGGGCGGAAGGGGAGAAGTCACTGGAATACTCCGCGGTGGTGAAGGAGAAGAAAGGCCGTGTCGGACTGCTGAAGGATCTGAAGGGCCGGATGTTCGGTGGCTCCGCCTTGTCGATGATGCGCTGCCTCGTGGAGGAGGGCGGGATTTCAAAGACGGAGATCGCCGAGCTGCGGAAGCTGTTGGATGAACATGGAAAGGGAGGAAAGCCATGA
- the dnaE gene encoding DNA polymerase III subunit alpha yields MSDSFVHLHLHTEYSLLDGMIRTKDLVKRAAELGMPAVAMTDHGNLYGAIEFYQACKKGGVKPIFGCEIYLAPQSMEDKKELVGRKRATHMTLLAETDEGWNNLSKLTSIGHLEGLYYGKPRVDRSVLRKHAAGIICLTGCISGPVNEWLRAGDMDKARETMAELVDIYGRNNVYVEIHNHGLEQQELVRPGLLALAKEFGLKPVAANDVHFLNRDDHEAHDVMICIGTGNLLIDENRMRYTPEVYFKTAEQMRELFADVPGACDATLEIAERCNVSIKLDSTSSEKYPQFGTPDGSPREEYLMKICQDGLVRRYGVERAGEAEVQERLKYEVDIINKLGFASYFLITADFIQWARDHNIPVGPGRGSAAGSLASYAMGITDICPLRFGLLFERFLNPERVSPPDVDIDFCQSRRPEVIEYVRQKYGERSVSHIITYGTLGAKSVLRDVARVMGVSYGEADRIAKMIEAKPGVSLKGEYDSKPDLKELVASSTTYQELWEYALKLEGLTRNVGIHAAGVVIGDRPLDEHVPLTRGNEGEVVTQYDMGAITEVGLLKMDFLGLKNLTVIQDAVEHIRKHTPGFEIEKVPLDDQPTFDVLNRGETMGVFQLESGGMVETCRKYDISSIDDIIDLIAVYRPGAMQFIDQMLDVKKGRTKPMYEHPLLEKVCGSTNGVMIYQEQVQNAAKLLAGYTLGGADLLRRAMGKKDPKKMAEERSKFVEGAARTNGIEAKLANQIFEKIEMFAGYGFNKSHSACYGHISYWTAYLKANHPVEFLAGLLSNEINNTDKIAVFVAECHRMKIEILPPDINQSQLRFAPEKTKGGTDGVRYGLAAIKNCGEGAMAQAIEEREKKGPFTSLEDFASRLDSKVINKRILENLIKAGALDWTGETRAGMFNRLEQVVASASSAQKDRASGQVSLFDAMDMAPSAPAVKSRRSENAVEEWPKDDRLAHEKELLGFYVTGHPLDKFRKVIDSEKYRRIGLIDDLDLSNARERFPFAGMVRSLESKVTKTGKPFGVMKLEDFTGIAEVMLWGETFVPARDAGLVDPGKIIRLKCAVQVDDRTGGRRLTGYELSELKARRTAASNGKGPIELMLWTTRHGERDLIEIKEALAAHPGTTPVHLHFQNSAGKRVTVEVGESFTVKRGLDLEEKLDRWLED; encoded by the coding sequence ATGTCCGATTCCTTCGTCCACCTCCACCTGCACACCGAATACTCCCTGCTCGACGGCATGATCCGCACCAAGGATCTGGTCAAGCGGGCGGCGGAGCTGGGGATGCCGGCGGTGGCGATGACGGACCACGGCAACCTTTACGGCGCGATCGAGTTCTACCAGGCTTGCAAGAAAGGCGGCGTGAAGCCGATCTTCGGCTGCGAGATCTACCTCGCCCCGCAGTCGATGGAGGACAAGAAGGAGCTGGTCGGCCGGAAGCGGGCAACCCACATGACCCTCCTCGCTGAGACGGATGAGGGCTGGAACAACCTGAGCAAGCTGACCTCCATCGGCCACCTGGAGGGACTTTACTACGGAAAGCCGCGGGTGGACCGGAGCGTCCTGCGGAAACACGCGGCGGGCATCATCTGCCTGACGGGCTGTATCTCCGGACCGGTGAACGAATGGCTGCGCGCCGGGGACATGGACAAGGCCCGCGAGACGATGGCGGAGCTGGTCGATATCTACGGCCGGAACAACGTCTATGTGGAGATCCACAACCACGGACTGGAGCAGCAGGAACTGGTCCGGCCCGGCCTGCTCGCGCTGGCAAAGGAGTTCGGCCTGAAGCCAGTGGCGGCGAACGACGTCCACTTCCTCAACCGTGACGACCATGAGGCCCATGACGTGATGATCTGCATCGGCACCGGCAACCTCCTCATCGACGAGAACCGGATGCGCTACACTCCGGAGGTCTATTTCAAGACGGCGGAGCAGATGCGGGAACTTTTCGCGGACGTTCCCGGTGCGTGCGATGCGACGCTGGAAATCGCGGAACGGTGCAACGTCAGCATCAAACTGGACTCCACCTCGTCCGAAAAATACCCGCAGTTCGGCACGCCGGACGGCAGCCCGCGGGAAGAGTATCTGATGAAGATCTGCCAGGACGGCCTGGTGCGCCGCTATGGCGTGGAGCGCGCCGGCGAGGCGGAGGTGCAGGAGCGGCTGAAGTATGAGGTGGACATCATCAACAAGCTGGGCTTCGCCTCCTACTTCCTCATCACCGCGGACTTCATCCAGTGGGCGCGGGACCACAACATCCCCGTCGGCCCCGGGCGGGGATCCGCCGCCGGATCGCTCGCGTCCTATGCGATGGGCATCACCGACATCTGCCCGCTGCGTTTCGGCCTGCTGTTCGAGCGGTTCCTCAACCCGGAGCGGGTCAGCCCGCCCGACGTTGACATCGACTTCTGCCAGTCACGCCGCCCGGAGGTCATTGAATACGTCCGCCAGAAGTACGGTGAACGCAGTGTTTCCCACATCATCACCTACGGCACCCTGGGCGCGAAGAGTGTGCTGCGGGACGTGGCGCGGGTCATGGGTGTGTCCTACGGCGAGGCCGACCGCATCGCGAAGATGATCGAGGCGAAGCCGGGTGTCTCGCTGAAGGGCGAGTATGACTCGAAGCCGGACCTGAAAGAACTGGTCGCCAGTTCCACGACCTACCAGGAACTCTGGGAATACGCGCTGAAGCTGGAAGGCCTGACCCGTAACGTGGGCATCCACGCCGCAGGCGTCGTGATCGGCGACAGGCCGCTGGACGAGCACGTGCCGCTGACCCGCGGCAACGAAGGCGAAGTCGTGACCCAGTATGACATGGGCGCGATCACCGAGGTGGGCCTGCTGAAAATGGACTTCCTGGGTCTGAAGAACCTTACCGTCATCCAGGATGCGGTGGAGCACATCAGGAAGCACACGCCGGGCTTCGAGATCGAGAAAGTGCCGCTGGACGACCAGCCGACCTTCGACGTCCTGAACCGCGGCGAAACGATGGGCGTGTTCCAGCTTGAATCCGGCGGCATGGTGGAGACCTGCCGGAAGTACGACATTTCCAGTATCGACGACATCATCGACTTGATCGCCGTCTACCGTCCGGGCGCGATGCAGTTCATCGACCAGATGCTCGACGTCAAAAAGGGCCGGACGAAGCCGATGTACGAGCACCCGCTGCTGGAGAAGGTCTGCGGATCGACCAACGGCGTCATGATCTACCAGGAGCAGGTGCAGAACGCGGCGAAGCTGCTGGCGGGCTACACCCTCGGCGGCGCCGACCTTCTCCGCCGCGCGATGGGCAAGAAGGACCCGAAGAAGATGGCGGAGGAGCGCTCGAAGTTCGTGGAAGGCGCGGCGCGCACCAACGGCATCGAGGCGAAGCTCGCGAACCAGATCTTCGAGAAGATCGAGATGTTCGCGGGCTACGGCTTCAACAAGTCCCACTCCGCCTGCTACGGCCACATCTCTTACTGGACCGCCTACCTGAAGGCGAACCACCCGGTCGAGTTCCTGGCCGGCCTGCTTTCCAACGAAATCAACAACACGGACAAGATCGCCGTCTTCGTGGCCGAGTGCCACCGTATGAAGATCGAGATCCTGCCGCCGGACATCAACCAGTCGCAGCTCCGCTTCGCCCCGGAAAAGACCAAGGGCGGCACCGACGGCGTCCGCTACGGCCTGGCCGCGATCAAGAACTGCGGCGAGGGCGCGATGGCGCAGGCGATCGAGGAACGCGAGAAGAAGGGGCCATTCACCTCGCTGGAGGACTTCGCCTCGCGGCTGGACTCGAAGGTGATCAACAAGCGGATCCTCGAGAACCTCATCAAGGCCGGGGCACTCGACTGGACCGGCGAAACCCGCGCCGGGATGTTCAACCGCCTGGAGCAGGTGGTCGCCTCCGCCTCCTCCGCGCAGAAAGACCGTGCCTCCGGCCAGGTGTCCCTCTTTGATGCGATGGACATGGCCCCCTCCGCCCCGGCGGTGAAGTCACGCCGCAGCGAAAACGCCGTCGAGGAATGGCCGAAAGACGACCGCCTCGCCCACGAGAAGGAATTGCTCGGCTTCTATGTGACCGGCCACCCGCTCGACAAGTTCCGCAAGGTGATCGACTCGGAGAAGTACCGCCGCATCGGCCTGATCGACGATCTCGATCTTTCCAACGCCCGCGAGCGTTTCCCCTTCGCCGGCATGGTGCGCTCCCTGGAGTCGAAGGTCACGAAAACCGGCAAACCCTTCGGCGTGATGAAGCTGGAGGACTTCACCGGCATCGCCGAAGTCATGCTGTGGGGGGAAACCTTTGTCCCCGCCCGTGACGCCGGACTGGTGGACCCCGGAAAGATCATCCGCCTCAAATGCGCGGTGCAGGTGGACGACCGCACCGGCGGCCGCCGCCTGACCGGCTACGAGCTTTCCGAACTGAAGGCCCGCCGCACCGCCGCCTCCAATGGAAAGGGTCCCATCGAGCTGATGCTGTGGACGACCCGCCATGGCGAGCGGGATCTCATCGAGATCAAGGAAGCCCTCGCCGCCCATCCCGGCACCACCCCGGTCCATCTCCATTTCCAGAACAGCGCGGGCAAGCGCGTGACCGTGGAGGTCGGCGAATCCTTCACCGTGAAACGCGGCCTGGATTTGGAGGAAAAGCTCGACCGCTGGCTGGAGGATTGA
- a CDS encoding AAA family ATPase, giving the protein MNRAHAILLNGTSSSGKTTLATALQRAMPEPTLYVSNDKFIFMAPDEALKDDLIRPKLLMPLLSAFHRSLPLIAGCGFPMIIDHVIERTDWMDEIAQALRGFDVFFVKVGCPLEELERREAARGDRQLGFAKMQLGWVHRHGDYDNEVNTFTHTTEQNVEQLKQLFYSGKKPQALERIRNQTDTAPT; this is encoded by the coding sequence ATGAACCGCGCCCACGCCATCCTTCTCAATGGAACTTCCAGTTCCGGAAAAACCACCCTTGCCACCGCACTCCAGCGGGCGATGCCCGAGCCGACGCTTTATGTCTCGAATGACAAATTCATCTTCATGGCTCCAGACGAGGCGCTCAAGGATGACCTGATCCGCCCGAAACTGCTCATGCCGCTGCTTTCGGCTTTCCATCGGTCGCTGCCGCTCATCGCAGGCTGCGGCTTTCCGATGATCATTGATCATGTCATCGAACGCACGGACTGGATGGACGAAATCGCACAGGCATTACGCGGTTTCGATGTGTTTTTCGTGAAAGTCGGGTGTCCACTCGAAGAACTGGAACGTCGTGAGGCAGCACGTGGCGACCGCCAGCTTGGTTTCGCTAAGATGCAGCTCGGCTGGGTTCACCGCCATGGAGACTATGACAATGAGGTGAACACCTTCACCCACACCACGGAGCAGAACGTGGAACAGCTGAAACAGCTTTTTTACTCGGGAAAGAAGCCGCAGGCGCTTGAGCGAATCCGCAACCAGACAGATACGGCCCCTACATGA
- a CDS encoding M56 family metallopeptidase → MSMLSELPAYWLNFLLHTALLSVFVGGLCLLLRDPGRRAFAAAAGALAIVVLPWVSALGWFQEIPSPAAGPAAPAEERPWSGWVIRIDGTSTANTVVADPMREDPVPRRTSFDWKEGIAGVWIAGGLAGLVVVAVRTARLRRWTASLRGPTDGEWASLVPFASGARSGFLISGNGTGPCAVGFSRMRMVVPESVLGDGCHGKLRWVVRHEAEHIRAGDPWLAVLLSLAKCVAWWNPVVHLLARRWAEDRERVCDARALAMPDEGRSYGEFLLDLTEAWTAPAGVPMAASGGAKRLAKRLRALVRGEHVAARSAASAVLTLLFIAGGGLLASCAGVKTGGGEVSTGAAAKPDTEYWMRVGNPAKEPKPTRSPQIRITASFLQSDDPFPEAGSILSNLEWQLMMRRAVQKAGTHLMTAPSVMAKDGMATSTYIVHTEPGNKDIPDVRKVPFVGLSLESVPVIKGREVSLSVDCLWNYEPGRSPMELTASFDGKWPAPSKDFDWKTVRSASAKQTRLLSAGEYMLISLKGLPEGVHIMAMFKAEPIDAAGNVVKDFGVRIEVPHHVQEMPDFRIRGGILEVPDDKDAMDYLPVPKGDLNTGKGELWRKQTPEQVRKHVQQHHKDAKWTDLEPVMILGGLPEARWRVSDFKMKLAPGQRSRGFDDLMRTSAPLDPANAAMQGFNRLEYVKEAKGQPNETLFFVIERLPR, encoded by the coding sequence ATGAGCATGCTTTCTGAACTTCCAGCCTATTGGCTGAACTTCCTGCTGCACACCGCGCTGTTGTCGGTGTTCGTCGGCGGGTTGTGTCTCTTGCTGCGTGATCCCGGCAGGCGTGCTTTTGCCGCCGCAGCGGGCGCCCTTGCCATCGTGGTTCTGCCGTGGGTTTCGGCGTTGGGTTGGTTTCAGGAAATTCCTTCCCCGGCAGCCGGGCCTGCCGCTCCGGCGGAGGAACGCCCATGGAGCGGTTGGGTCATCCGGATCGACGGGACTTCTACGGCAAATACAGTAGTGGCGGATCCCATGCGGGAAGATCCTGTCCCGCGGCGCACATCGTTCGATTGGAAAGAAGGTATTGCGGGCGTGTGGATTGCCGGTGGTCTGGCCGGATTGGTGGTGGTTGCGGTGAGGACGGCCCGGCTCCGCAGGTGGACGGCTTCATTGCGCGGGCCGACGGATGGGGAATGGGCTTCGCTGGTGCCATTCGCATCCGGAGCGCGGAGCGGATTTCTCATTTCAGGAAACGGAACCGGACCGTGCGCGGTGGGCTTTTCCCGGATGCGGATGGTCGTGCCGGAATCGGTGTTGGGAGATGGATGCCACGGGAAGCTGCGCTGGGTGGTGCGGCATGAGGCGGAGCACATCCGTGCCGGGGATCCGTGGCTGGCGGTGCTCCTTTCCTTGGCGAAGTGCGTGGCATGGTGGAATCCTGTGGTCCACCTGCTGGCCCGGCGGTGGGCGGAGGACCGCGAGCGGGTTTGCGATGCACGTGCGCTCGCCATGCCGGACGAGGGACGGAGCTATGGTGAATTCCTGCTGGATCTGACAGAGGCATGGACCGCCCCGGCCGGTGTGCCGATGGCGGCCAGCGGCGGGGCGAAGCGACTGGCGAAACGTCTCCGCGCATTGGTGCGTGGGGAACACGTCGCCGCGCGTTCGGCTGCTTCGGCGGTGCTGACGCTGTTGTTCATCGCGGGCGGTGGACTGCTGGCTTCCTGTGCGGGAGTGAAGACCGGCGGGGGAGAAGTTTCCACAGGTGCGGCGGCAAAGCCGGATACCGAATATTGGATGAGGGTCGGAAACCCTGCGAAAGAACCCAAACCGACGCGTTCCCCACAGATCAGGATCACCGCAAGTTTCCTCCAGTCCGATGACCCATTCCCCGAGGCGGGATCCATCCTGAGCAACCTTGAGTGGCAGCTCATGATGCGCCGCGCGGTTCAGAAAGCGGGCACCCACTTGATGACCGCACCCTCCGTAATGGCGAAGGATGGAATGGCGACCTCGACCTATATCGTGCATACCGAACCCGGCAACAAAGACATCCCCGATGTGCGCAAGGTGCCATTCGTCGGACTATCGTTGGAGTCGGTCCCTGTGATCAAGGGCAGGGAGGTAAGTTTGTCCGTCGATTGCCTGTGGAACTACGAGCCGGGCCGGTCGCCCATGGAACTTACTGCCAGCTTTGATGGCAAATGGCCGGCACCTTCCAAAGATTTCGACTGGAAGACCGTCCGCTCGGCTTCCGCGAAGCAGACCCGGTTGTTGTCAGCGGGGGAGTACATGCTGATCTCCCTGAAAGGTCTGCCGGAGGGCGTCCACATCATGGCGATGTTCAAGGCGGAGCCGATCGATGCCGCCGGGAACGTGGTGAAGGATTTCGGCGTGAGAATCGAGGTGCCGCATCATGTCCAGGAAATGCCGGACTTCCGCATCCGGGGCGGCATTCTGGAGGTGCCCGATGACAAAGATGCCATGGACTATCTTCCCGTCCCCAAGGGGGACCTGAATACCGGAAAGGGTGAGCTATGGCGGAAGCAAACTCCAGAGCAGGTCCGGAAGCATGTCCAGCAACACCACAAGGATGCGAAGTGGACGGATCTGGAGCCGGTCATGATCCTGGGAGGTCTGCCGGAGGCGCGGTGGAGGGTTTCAGATTTCAAGATGAAGCTCGCTCCAGGGCAACGAAGCCGTGGCTTTGACGACCTGATGAGGACCTCGGCACCACTTGATCCGGCAAATGCCGCGATGCAGGGCTTCAACCGGTTGGAATACGTGAAGGAGGCCAAGGGGCAGCCCAACGAAACGCTCTTTTTCGTGATAGAAAGGTTGCCGCGGTGA
- a CDS encoding VOC family protein: MIHHLSFAVTDLNRSAGFYDAVLRTLGYRRVWEDTTFIGYGLNDREDLFALKLRPGNASVPGDGFHLAFSAPSREAVLRFHEAALAHDGTDNGGAGLHPEYGPDYFAAFAIDPDGYRIEAVIIGDPSHSPAS; encoded by the coding sequence ATGATCCACCATCTCTCCTTTGCCGTGACGGATCTCAACCGTTCCGCCGGATTCTATGACGCCGTGCTCCGGACGCTCGGCTACCGGCGCGTGTGGGAGGACACGACCTTCATCGGCTACGGGCTGAACGACCGGGAGGATCTTTTCGCCCTCAAGCTCCGACCTGGGAATGCCAGCGTGCCGGGCGACGGATTCCACCTCGCCTTCAGCGCGCCATCACGGGAAGCGGTCCTGCGTTTCCATGAAGCCGCACTCGCCCACGACGGAACGGACAACGGCGGGGCCGGGCTCCATCCGGAATACGGGCCGGATTACTTCGCCGCCTTTGCCATCGACCCGGACGGCTACCGCATCGAGGCGGTGATCATTGGCGATCCCTCCCACTCCCCCGCATCATGA
- a CDS encoding DUF4190 domain-containing protein encodes MHPPSIAPVSPAAPKSGLATASMVCGILSPLTCAATFLPAVILGHIALSQIGKAGGALGGRGQAKAGLWLGYGSFVLIFVGAFLAGLLTPLFIRSQQKAHEVAYLNNVRQIGTALVAYHQAEGTDTAPYPSDIRQLDPMGYTTNVSELLTVRRLHAGDWLYFWSADAEDPSAALLISPPLKSHLSDVNANHILLTTAGAVRIVEPYVVDGALKASPEPPVKVPAPER; translated from the coding sequence ATGCATCCGCCATCCATCGCGCCCGTGTCACCCGCCGCTCCGAAATCCGGCCTGGCCACGGCGAGCATGGTCTGCGGCATCCTTTCCCCGCTCACCTGTGCGGCCACCTTCCTGCCCGCGGTCATCCTCGGCCACATCGCCCTGTCGCAGATCGGCAAGGCGGGCGGCGCGCTGGGAGGCAGGGGGCAGGCGAAGGCCGGCCTGTGGCTGGGCTACGGCAGCTTCGTGCTGATCTTTGTGGGCGCGTTCCTGGCAGGGCTTCTCACCCCGCTGTTCATCCGCTCGCAACAGAAGGCTCATGAAGTGGCCTACCTCAACAACGTCCGCCAGATCGGCACGGCCTTGGTCGCCTACCACCAGGCAGAGGGAACCGACACCGCCCCCTACCCATCGGACATCCGCCAGCTCGACCCGATGGGCTACACCACCAACGTGAGCGAGCTGCTCACCGTCCGCAGACTCCATGCGGGGGATTGGCTCTACTTCTGGTCGGCGGATGCGGAGGATCCATCCGCCGCGCTGCTCATCTCACCACCACTGAAAAGCCACCTGTCGGACGTGAACGCGAACCATATCCTCCTCACCACCGCCGGTGCCGTCCGCATCGTGGAACCGTATGTGGTGGACGGCGCACTGAAGGCATCCCCGGAGCCTCCGGTGAAAGTTCCCGCTCCGGAGCGCTGA